The following proteins are co-located in the Planctomycetota bacterium genome:
- a CDS encoding TlpA disulfide reductase family protein has translation MRTGSWVMAVCLVGAAACERGEGPKARPSEGAATKPKAVGPPALRIAQWYGTEPLTLEGLKGKVVLLDFWNTMCGPCRKLMPHLDELYRRHKAEGLVVIGVTEDEKNDLEEYVKGTPVGYPLAIDEMKGGSGVTFDAYKIVAVPTVVLIGRDGAVVWRGTGEKLTDAMVLAELAKK, from the coding sequence ATGAGGACGGGGTCATGGGTCATGGCGGTGTGCCTGGTGGGTGCCGCTGCCTGTGAGAGGGGGGAGGGGCCGAAGGCGCGACCGAGTGAGGGGGCGGCGACGAAGCCGAAGGCCGTGGGGCCGCCGGCGCTGCGGATTGCGCAGTGGTACGGGACGGAGCCTTTGACTCTGGAGGGTCTCAAGGGGAAGGTGGTGTTGTTGGACTTCTGGAACACGATGTGTGGGCCGTGCCGGAAGCTGATGCCGCATCTCGATGAGCTGTATCGGAGGCATAAGGCGGAGGGCCTGGTGGTGATTGGGGTGACGGAGGATGAGAAGAACGATCTCGAGGAGTACGTGAAGGGGACTCCGGTGGGGTATCCGCTGGCTATAGATGAGATGAAGGGAGGGTCGGGGGTGACATTCGACGCGTACAAGATCGTTGCGGTGCCGACGGTGGTGCTGATCGGCCGCGATGGTGCCGTGGTGTGGCGAGGGACGGGCGAGAAGCTGACGGATGCGATGGTGCTTGCGGAATTGGCGAAGAAGTGA